The nucleotide sequence CTGGGGAAATGCTTCCACTGTCAAGTTCTCCATGCTGACACCCTTGAGGCCGGCGCAGTGAACGGACTACCAGTTTTTCAGTCTCCCCATCCAGTATcttttcatgtctttcctgtcgTCTGCTGCTTTTCCCTCCCTCTAAAACTTGTCCTCACCAACTCCTTTTCAGTATTTTAGCACACCAATACATCATGCCTTGACATCTACCGCATCTCTGcccctctttcttcttcttcttaatcCCGTTTATTCCCATCTTTTTATCTGCCACCACCAGCTGCAAGGGATTGTCCGCGTCTCTTACAGAGGCGTAGAGATCGGAGAAACAAAGTCGGCCAGATCAGATCGTGGATTGTAATTTATGgttattgtgcattttataaGTACGAAGTTGGATGAGTTTCCAGTGGTGAGTATAATGCATTCCTTCAcatttgtgcaagaaaaagttAAGTTTCTCAAACAAAGAATGCCATGAACAGGCAGCTAAAACAAATATTGTgagcacataaaaaaaaagtgtaaatctTTTCAAAGGGTACTTGCATTAAAGATTCACACTGTGTGTTGCTGCACCAGAGATATCTAACTTGGAAATCTCATGTAAATTGACCATGATCATGCAATTTTCTGCATAGGATGTCTCTGACTCTGACAGCTGAATGCACACTAGAGTAAGGCCATCTCTGGAAAGTCACAATTTTATGAATTGTTAAAGTGTCCTTCACTGAGCTCCTGTCTGCTGTGGAGAAAGACATACACCTGTATGTCATAGATCTATCACATCAGGTAAGACAGGCAGGTCCTTGTTGGTATTACTTTTGTCACCTCCCACTTCTTCTCCTTTCTGGACATTGTTTCATGTCAGACTCCAACTCTAGGAGCAACATCAAGCCAATTATTCTCACTAAAGACACTAGAGAGGGTCAAGAGAGCTTAAGACACAAGTTACAACTGACAAAAGACCAGTCTATGATGCCTCCGATAACAAACCTAGCTATTAGAGGATACAAGCTTGTTTAGAagcacaaatgtgtttttaatccaAAGTAAATCTCATACAGTGAGACAGGGCATCCAGACAGCCTGGGGTCATGTAACAGGACTGATATCTAAGGCCTTATGTAACTGAAGTGACTGATGTAAGATgtaaatgtgtatgtaaatgtaaatgcgcTGTCAAGAATGGAAAAGTCTGTTAGTGTTAGAGACgactgtttctgtctgtaacagcgTCACCAGCAAGCTGATGCTAGCACAGGTCCTGCAAACGACCTGCTCACCTCAACAGCTGGACCAGTGTGTTTCCAGACATATACCTACacactcctacacacacacacacacacacacacacacacacacacacattcctgtacGTGCCTCATAGTGAGGTCCAGGTTAATTAACTGCTGGAGTGAGGACCACCCTTTCTACTATACTTAGAGACAAATGCATGATAGATTCCAACACTGGGTGGCACCTTGATGCCAGTTTCCACCTCAGTTCCTTAAAAAACATGAAggaaatttttaatttttttaacccaGTTTACCACTGGAGTGGGGACCTTTTCAAGGGGGCGCTATTGAGTTCGTTTCAGAATGGACTAGTTTAACTACCTtctatttttagcattaaatttaataattttaatgttcTAGTATAACACATTATNNNNNNNNNNNNNNNNNNNNacacacacacacacacacacacacacacacacacacacacacacacacacacacacacacacacacacacacacacacagccctccaTGCTATAATGTCAGGTCAGCAGTAGTGGTGCAGTAGCAGGAGCAGCAGTTAGCAGCAGCATCACAGTGTGGCTGTGGCACCCCGGTGGAAGAATGTTCGCTGGCTGCAGTGAGTGCCTTTGTTGTGTGGAATGTGTCAGTGTGGAAGAAATCTGTGTTTATGATGGCGTCATTGTTTGTGAgtgacaaagacagagacactCTGTGCTGTGAGTGAATGTTTGTCGTCATCTATATGCACATTCATTTAGAGGCTACAATCAATActtatggatggatggatcacaCGACAACTtgaatgtgaaaggggtcactcatAGTGGCAAACTCAGAGAATGATCACCCAACTCTGCTCTGCAGCTCTACAGAGATTTATAGTTTTGGTTTTTAGTCCACAACTAACATagtgctaatgttgctccatatcCGCTAGATGTATAAATTGGCAACTTTGCTAACAGGTTttcatatcaacttaaaaggtgataatcAGTCAGTGCTGTGTTCACAGTTTATTTCCGCTGTCTCCATGTAGCCAAACAAAATCAGTATTTGCAGGTTTAAGCAGCGTGTCCTCATACTGTAGTACATTCATGTTGCCATGGTAGTAAAGTGCAGTGGTTCCCAATTTAGTTTTGTATGATATCCACAGTGTGAACACATGTGAATCCAAAGAAGAGAAACTGATCCTGgaattaaaaataacaatacaattataacaacaacaataattatatTACACAAAGAGTCTACAGTTGtcctagcggctctgtgaggctatactaagctaaatgctaacgctGGCATTGCAAAATGCTCacaatgataatgctaacatgttgattttagcaggtataatgttgtaattgtttattaatttatttaaattgtaattttaatttagcATCCTAGCATgccatttgctaattagcacagctaaggctgatgggaatgttccATCCATTGTTAACTGCTTATCctgggtcacggggggctgaagcctatcccagctgacattgggcgaaaggtggggtacaccctggacaggtcgccagtccattgcagggccacacatagacagacaaccactcacactcacacctaagggcaatttagagacaccaattNNNNNNNNNNNNNNNNNNNNGACCAGTGTGTTTCCAGACATATACCTACacactcctacacacacacacacacacacacacacacacacacacacacacacacacacacacacacacacacacacacacacacattttctccatTTTTGTCCCAATAGTCTGAATAAAACagtaggggggaaaaaagagaattGAAGAAAGTCGTCAAAATGCAATAATCCTCCCAGTTATCACCACGGTAATTAGACAGCATCTGGTTGTGTGGTATGTCTGATAATTATAGGCGGAGGTAATTGTACAGGACGGCTCGCTAGATTTTTCCCATCCCTGCCTATCCAGCCTGGAGCAGATGTGAAGGATTGCGGCGCTGCACATTTGCACTCTCATGCCTGTATTCCTGTTGTGTGCTAAACAGCAGTGCTGCAAGGAATGCATGCTGCATATTTGCCACAGTCGGCTTTGTGTGAGAATGTGGTGCCTTCACACACAGAGATGCATAATACATGCCATCAAGCAGAATGTTATATTTACATGCAAATAGAGCCAGCCACACATGGGCattatgcctgtgtgtgtgtgtgtgtgaagaacaCATGCTGCATGAATGCATGTAACCACAGACGGATGCAGAATGCAACGCTAAGACAGACCTCTGAGTGCCAGCAGGCTACTTGGCACTGAAGAAGATGATGCTTCAGAAACAGCAGCCATGCAGCAAAACTGGCAGGAGCTGGATTCTTCCCCAGTTACATAAGATACACAGCAAGAATAAAGGCtaaagggggagggagggaaagaggaggaaggggCACAAGGAGGGAAGAAGTAGAAGCCAAAATGGAAGCAAGAGGGATGTGTTCGGGAGAAAATAttgggagaggaggtgtgtgagGTGCATCTTTTGCAGCACACCTTCAAAAGTAGCAGGGGGGTGCGACTGCTCCGGCTGCTATGGAAGAGAGGTGGCATTCGAATCTGACAGCACAGAGGATTTTAAATGGAGGGGATGGCAGAAATGGCCGCATGGAGAAGggagtgacagagagaaacatgTCAAGGAAgatgggagggaggggaggggatgATGAGACGGCAGCAGCATCCTCTGTGCTGCACAAGTGGAAGGCCAggggctctctctctcccttttcacATGAGTCAGATTAGTGAGAAACAGGGAAGGGGAAGTGTGGGGCATGTGTGCTGTACGTATGTTTTATGTACTGGATGTTGTGCATTTTGGCATTAGCAttggtgattttgcacttttgcgtgtgtgtgtgtgtgtgtgtgtgtgtgtgtgtgtgtgtgtgtgtgtggccactGGCAGCCCTCTGTGTGCCAAGTCACACTCAAAAAGCAGCTAGGGCAACCATCTGTGCAAGAGGGAGTGACTGGGTGAGAGGGTGAGTGAATGAAAACGTAACGTTGTGTGCAGGAGCCACAAGCTCCGGTCTCTTGGTCTGTGAGTGCTGCACTTTGTCTTAACTGTTTGGTTTTACAGTCTCTGTCATTAGGAAGTGTGACAAAAGAAGGCGgtaagaaaagacaaaaaaagatagAGGACAAAAAAAGGACAGAGGAGGGGCAGTCTGTTTGTCTTGTCTTTCTCCCTTTTGTCTCCCCTCCCTTTTGTTTTATCCCTGTCATTTTAGAGATGGGGCGTAACCATGGTTGTCAGGGGCTCACTAGAAAAACAACATGATGTTAGGAGAAAGCATGAGGCTGTCAggagtgtgtgtggttttttgtGGCAGGCATGCATGTTGGgtgtaaggtgtgtgtgtgtgtgtgtgtgtgtgtgtgtaaagctctgtgttttttgtgcGTGTTTTGGTGACTCATCCCTCCATAAACAGTGATTGATGTTAATGTAGACCAATAATAACCAGCGGCTGTGTGAGCTGCTGCAACAAGGAGGGAAGGAGACGACAGGAAACGACAGGCTGAAATAACGGCAGGAAATGAGGGAGTGAAGAATTTTAGTAATGAGGAGGCGTGAGGAGGAATTGTGAGGGTGTAAACCTCTGAAGGATACATGAAAGAGCTTTAAACAAAtgaatatacacaaacacaaacacacatatatccACACATGCATCTTTCACTGTTATGCCCTCTGGGGTCTCaaggaaataaataatgaaatttcACAAGTTGTAAACAACCGCTgccttatctttttttttaatggacattACGACAGACATATCAAAAGCCTGTAAATAAATGGATGGATGCAATGcctttgtgtacatgtgtgtatttgGAAATTTGGGGCAGAATTGAACCACTTGTTTTGATAGAGAGAGTTGCCGTAGCCTCTCTGAACATATTGTGTTACTGCACTAGATGAGTGAGTTTAGTCCCCAGTAATGTTAAGGGTGTtattaataacacacacaacccTATTTTGTGCCTGGAGTTTGAAACAGCATTTCAAGATTTCAGTAACATGGAGTCATGGACACACCTTATATGCAAAAATATTGTTAATAGGTTTACTGTCTTCACCTCATAGCAGTCCTAGCGGAATTATCCAGATCCTTCACTTAAGTAAAAAcactaatacctcactgtaaaaatactccattacaaagAAAAGTGAGATACCGATTTCTATTACTcgtgcattaatgtgtaagcagcattttactgttgtagtgggttgaggtggagctaattttacactatatactatatatattttataaagaaaatagtgagaaatgcctgTCACCATTACCAAGAGCATCttcaaattgcaaaaaaaatgaGTCAGTTTACCATAACTTAAagacaaggaaaagcagcaaatcttcacttttgagaagcttgaaccttgaaatgacatttttgcttgaaaaattacttgaaatgattattcagttaaaaaactgtttgtttctgttgatcgactaatcatttcagctctaaatCTTTAATATACTCTCTGGTAGTTATCTATAACAGTCCGTCATGTTTTATAAGctctacatttattttgtgtgtaaaattgaTTTGTAACATAACCAGTAACTACTgccatcaaataaatgtaaggAAGTACAATAATCCTACTAACCAAACCCTGAAATGTAGTAGAGTAGAATTGAAGGAAATGAATAAAGTAAGAAAAGTACAGTACAGGTACCTCAGATTTGTGCTCAGGTGCAGTACTTGAGTGATATTGACTTTGTTGCATTCCACAACAGTAGAAAATTTTGTACGATGCAATAAAGTGACAAATGATACAAGGTCTAGTCTATCTAGACTTCTTTCCACTTTTGTCCCCATTTTCAtcacaatgaaataaatcagAGTCTCTGGGGATCTGTCTCTTTGTGGCTGTCTGCCCCACTTAATAAGCTCCATGCTGGAAGGACTGTGTGTGACCCATAGCCCTGGCTGGTGTGTATTTAAATCTACCACTCTCCCTTGACCGCCTGACCGTGTAACTCTCCCTGACTTACTGGCATGAAAATGAAGCTTGGGATAGCCAGTGTCCTTTATGTGCTATGTAAATATTGTGGTACAGTCTATTTGTGGACACCGGGAGATATTTTATGTCAAAACTACAGCGAGACTGAAATAAACAATCCAAAGTCTAGCTTCAAGCATTGAGAGGCTggagaaaagtgtgtgtgtgtgcatgttcctTTTCAAGAGCAGATTGTTTGACACACTAATGTATGAACCAGCTTGGAAAGAATTTCTGAAAGCTTAGCAATGTAGTGGAGAGACAGTTGACAGTAACCTGGcaaaatgttgtgtgtgtgtgtgtgtgtgtgtgtgtgtggttttgtggtGGATTTAAATACAGATCAACCTGTCATAAAACACACAGCTTGTCAGCTGAAACGACAGCACTGATCATCCCAGCAAAGACCTCCAATGAAACGAAagaatgtgtatttgtgtgaatgtgtgagtgtgtgtgtgtgtgtgtgtgagtgtgtgcatggcTGTCTGACAGTTGTGATGAATAAAGGAATAGGTAAACTGAGACAGCATTGATTTCGCACACTGagtgctgctgtttttttattccTCACTGGGACACAAAAGTATAGGAGTGTTTGTACTTCGGGCTTGAGGCGCAGTGTATCTGTGCGGTGTATTATGCATTGTCTCACGCCTTGCTAGATGCCCTTAGATGCCTGATAGTAAGCGTAACTGCTTGTACTCACTACTTCCCTTCTCTGTATCATAAAAATATTCACAATGCTGCAGCTTTCCTGTCAGTCCTCCTGCAGTCGGTTCACTGCACAAGACTGGACAAATAATACACCTGAAACCCTCTTCGGAAGCATTGTAGGTGCTCCAACTCTGACCTCACATCTCTGTGAATCAGCGGAAGGCAGCTTATATGGGCCTTTCTGGGTTTGAAGGTATTTTTCTGCTATGTGTATGTTGGAAACTTAAAGGTGTTTGAAACCTTAAAGCTTTTAAAAGGTTCAAAAGAGGCCAGGGCTATGGGCTACTATTGGTGAaacaggatgtgtgtgtttgcttggaAAGGCTTAGGTCATTCACCCTGCATGAACTGCTGTCCTTTGTTTCCTCTCTAAAACACAGCAGTGGCTGATTGTCTGTATTGTCACTCACAGGCGGATGACTGCTAAGGGAATGACTGACTGCTCAGCTTGGTTGCTTTCCAAACATTTATGACCACAACGacaccctctctttctctctcccattTCTCTCCATTCCTTTGATTTGTCCATCCTTGctccttcatctctctctgtctgtcttctggTCTGTTGATCTCTCAGAGATGGCGTTCCTCCCGGTTctgttcctgctgctgctgactgttgCTCATCGTGCCGCTGGTCAAGACCCCGAGGACCCAGAAGCTCTCCCAAGAGGCTGCGGCTGGGGCCTTGTGCGTCCCTACACCCTCCTTTGTGACCTGGACTCCATATGGGGTGTGGCTGTCGAGTCTGTGGCTGCTGGTGGGGCGCTGACTGCCGTCTTGCTAGCCCTAGTCCTGCTATGCCGTTTGCACCACATCGGTGAGGCTGAGAAGCGCAGTGCTGTGGGACCcatcctcctgctgctccttgGCATCCTTGGCTTGTTCGGCCTGAGCTTTGCTTACTTGATCGAGCAGGATGAGTCTTTATGTCTGCTCCGCAGGGCCCTGTGGGGTCTCCTGTTTGCTGTCTGCTTCTCATGCTTGCTGGTGCAGGGTGTCCGACTGCATAGGCTTGGTCGTGAGCGACGGAGCCCTGGCAGCTGCGCCCTAACAGGCCTTGCGTTGGGTTTGAGTGCTGTGCAGGGTATCATTGCCGCGGAGTGGCTACTTCTGACCGTGCTGAAGGAGGGACAAGCTGCCTGTCTGTACCTGCCAGTGGACTTCTCACTAGCCTGCAGCTACGTGCTAGCCCTCCTACTAGCCGCACTCACTGCCGCCTCCCTAGCGCTATGTGGAAAGACACGTCAATGGCGCTGCAATGCCATCTGGCTGCTCGTGACATGCCTGCTGTCGCTGCTGCTGTCGGTGACCTGGGTGGGCTTCTATCTGTATGGCAACGCCTGGCTGGGGAGGTACCCAGACTGGAATGACCCGGCACTGGCCATTGCTTTAGTGGCTCAGGGCTGGCTGCTGCTGATATTCCACGCCATTCCTGAGTCCCACATCTGCCTGAGACCTCCTCCACAGCCCACTGCCCCAGATTACTTTGACACCTCCCAGAACTCGACACGGATGAGGGAGACCAGCTTCGATGAAgacatccctctctctcacaggCAGTTTGTGGAGAACCAGGGCTACGGATACAGTGACGAGAACGCCGCAGGTACAGTGCAATCCAATATTTTACAGTAGACAGGCGTAATATGTGTGGAAAGGCTGTAGGTGGAATGTAGGCCAGAATGAGTAATAGAACACCAGGAAATATCCACATGCGTGGCTAGAAATAAGTACAGGAGGAAATATCTGTGGTGCAGGATTACAGTGTTTCTTCCTTCGGTGATGTGGTGAGTCATAGCAAGTAATCTCTGTCCGCCTCTCCGTCTATTCCATGCCAGGTTTGAGGAGTGGTAGCAGTGCCGCGCAACACAACAGTAACACCGCTGCCAGGCCCAGTGCTCCTTTCCGCAGCAACGTCTATCAGCCCACTGAGATGACCATGATCCTGAACGGGGGAGCGGTGAGTACATCCGCCCAGTCACAGGTACACGCCGCTTACATGCCGCTTACACGCCGCTCTCTCATTTGTCCACGCCAACAAGACCGCATGCACATTTGTGCGTTCCGGACCGTACACCATTGCACAAGAATGAGGGACGGGTGTGAGCCATAAACTACTTTGAGGGTGCATGGTCAggtgcctgtgtgtgttgtattttgtgGGCACATGCATGGATGGGTTTGTCACAAATGGTCACTCATCTGACATTGATTTGTGTATGGGTGAGTGTGAGAGAGCTCCCATGTGCTCCTGTGCGTGTAAATAAGCTGCGATGCTATCTGCCCGCTGAGTTATGCGACTGTCCGCTGGCCACCCCTTTCATTTTGCAAGATGAATGTGCACTCTTGCTGGCACAGGTGAACTTATTTCCAGCCACTGGGTTATGAATTAAGCCTGCCACACAACAGCACAACACGGCACCTCACACACCACTGGGGGCTAAAACGCTGAAGCAACACTCTCTACTGACTAAAAGATAATTTGTAGTCACTATTCCTAGAGATTGCAGCTAGACGTGCTGATTTAGCTGACAAAGAGAATGCAGAGACCTCCTTAAACTGCTCTGCATAAAATATCATTAGTTTTCAGTGTCTCTGTTTACAAgacatgtgtgtttatttatacagcatgtTTTATACTCAAGTGCTTTGCACAAGGCATAAAAGGTATTAAAGGAAAAATTTACACATagcaatttaaaatgaattgaaatgataaaataattaaatagaaGAGAGCATAGGATGGAAGTGCAAGGTGGATAGTAGTCTACGTGTGTAAGATTGAGTTAACTATATAGTTTGACATGATAGATGTCAAACTATAGAAAACATTGATATATACTCACTTGActgtatggtaaatataaagctaGCGCCagtagttagcttagcttaacacaaaaagacaggaaataggggaaacagctagccgggctctgtccaaaggtaacaataAACACCTAGCACACACAagatgtcatttttacactatACAGACATGAGTGGTATCTATCGTCTCATCTGACTCTctgcaaaaaagcaaataagcttAGATCCCAAAGTGTCTGTTGTTTGAAAGTTTGGCCAGGTCTTATATTGCCTGTAAGTTTGTTCCAGCTTTATAGAGCATGAGTAAATGTTGCTGGGACAAAATCTGGGACAGTTTGAGAGCTACCAGATGATtcaaaagtgtttattttaaagtaaaagacAGTCAGAGATGTATTTTGTCCTAAATTACAGAGAGATTTGTAGACAAGCATGagtaaaaaagtgaaaatgggacctttacagctgctgtttgcatgtgtgtggagATGCATGTGTGAGTATGCGACTCTATCCAGGTTGTTTATCATTTACAAACTTTATTTTCCTTCTACAGGTGCCCTCTGCCCCTCCAACCTACACAGGGAGGCAGCTGTGGTGAGTGAGAGGATTGGAAAGAAGAtgtgtggtaaaaaaaaacaaatgaggagaagaagaggatgtAGAGGGTGAGGAGGGACGGGGTCCAGGACGAGAAGCCCGCCTGGTTGTATTGAACTTAAAACATGGATGCCAAAAAGGCCCTTTCACTCTGTGTACAGACTTAAACACTGACTGTGTGCCAATCAACTATTGTAtgagtgcatgtgtgagagTGCGAGAAAGTAGGGTATGGAGGACAGAGCTAAAGCTCTTCTAGCACACAAATCTCTATAGAAGGGTTGAGAAACTCATAATGTGCCCAGCAAgtagcaaaacaaaacacacactgactcgGATCTAAAAACATCAACATGCAGTATTCTTTTCTTATTGTTTGATTTGCTCCCCTGAGACTGCAGCACTGTAAGCATCCTTGAAAACTGTGAAATATATCGCTTTTCCCTGCTCTCTCGCTCattcctgtcagtcaggatgtctttttttctgctgctcCTCACAATGCTGGCGCTCAAGTGGAAACATTTGGCTCTGTCCTCCA is from Micropterus dolomieu isolate WLL.071019.BEF.003 ecotype Adirondacks linkage group LG02, ASM2129224v1, whole genome shotgun sequence and encodes:
- the gprc5ba gene encoding G protein-coupled receptor, class C, group 5, member Ba — translated: MAFLPVLFLLLLTVAHRAAGQDPEDPEALPRGCGWGLVRPYTLLCDLDSIWGVAVESVAAGGALTAVLLALVLLCRLHHIGEAEKRSAVGPILLLLLGILGLFGLSFAYLIEQDESLCLLRRALWGLLFAVCFSCLLVQGVRLHRLGRERRSPGSCALTGLALGLSAVQGIIAAEWLLLTVLKEGQAACLYLPVDFSLACSYVLALLLAALTAASLALCGKTRQWRCNAIWLLVTCLLSLLLSVTWVGFYLYGNAWLGRYPDWNDPALAIALVAQGWLLLIFHAIPESHICLRPPPQPTAPDYFDTSQNSTRMRETSFDEDIPLSHRQFVENQGYGYSDENAAGLRSGSSAAQHNSNTAARPSAPFRSNVYQPTEMTMILNGGAVPSAPPTYTGRQLW